A single genomic interval of Psychroserpens sp. NJDZ02 harbors:
- a CDS encoding RNA methyltransferase, with amino-acid sequence MRKLKNSELDRLSVNDFKSAKKTPLIIILDNIRSLNNIGSVFRTSDAFLVEKIYLCGITATPPHKDIHKTALGSTDTVAWEHVENTMDLIKKLQTENISICAIEQAEHATMLNDFKVEDNKKYALVFGNEVKGVTQDVVDASDVVIEIPQFGTKHSLNISVSCGVVVWDVFSKLSLTE; translated from the coding sequence ATGAGAAAACTAAAGAACAGCGAACTAGACAGATTAAGTGTTAACGACTTTAAATCGGCTAAAAAAACACCCTTAATTATTATTTTAGATAACATTAGAAGTTTAAATAATATTGGTAGCGTTTTTAGAACTAGCGATGCCTTTTTAGTTGAAAAAATTTATTTGTGCGGCATCACTGCTACACCTCCACACAAAGACATCCACAAAACAGCTTTAGGAAGTACAGATACTGTTGCTTGGGAGCATGTTGAGAATACAATGGATTTAATAAAAAAATTACAAACTGAAAACATAAGCATTTGCGCCATTGAACAAGCAGAACATGCCACAATGCTTAACGACTTTAAAGTTGAAGACAATAAAAAATATGCTTTAGTTTTTGGTAATGAAGTAAAAGGTGTTACTCAAGACGTGGTAGACGCAAGTGATGTTGTTATTGAAATCCCTCAATTTGGAACAAAACATTCTCTAAACATAAGTGTTAGTTGTGGTGTTGTCGTATGGGATGTTTTTTCGAAGCTATCCTTAACAGAATAA
- the mutS gene encoding DNA mismatch repair protein MutS, which produces MATKSKKVTPLMKQYNAIKAKYPDALLLFRVGDFYETFGSDAIKAAGILGITLTKRGAGSESEIELAGFPHHSINTYLPKLVKAGERVAICDQLEDPKQTKNIVKRGVTELVTPGVALNDEVLQSKTNNFLCSVYFGKVNIGISFLDISTGEFLTSQGNQEYIDKLLQNFSPSEVLVAKPKRNKFTECFGKDFHTFNLEDWVYQPDYANETLLKHFDTKSLKGFGIENLNEGIIASGSILHYLAETQHNKLEHISSISRIAEDDYVWMDRFTIRNLELYNSTNNNAVTLLNIIDKTISPMGGRLLKRWLALPLKQIDQIKQRHEVVSYLKTDTIVLGKIQHNIKLIGDLERLISKIATQKVSPREVIHLKNSLEAIIPIKEFASNCDNESLQVIGDNLQSCNVLREKIKETLNEEAPVNILKGSSIAAGFSAELDELRALSTSGKDYLDQMLKRESERTGITSLKIASNNVFGYYIEVRNTHKDKVPEEWIRKQTLVNAERYITEELKEYEAKILGAEERIMAIEQKLFADLVQWMNQYIKPVQQNAYLIAKIDCLCGFAQLASDNNYVYPNLDESHDLDIVEGRHPVIEKQLPIGEPYIANNVFLDREAQQVIMITGPNMSGKSAILRQTALIVLLAQIGSFVPAKEARIGVVDKIFTRVGASDNISMGESTFMVEMNETASILNNISDRSLVLLDEIGRGTSTYDGISIAWAISEYLHEHPAKPKTLFATHYHELNEMTETFERIKNFNVSVKELKDNVLFLRKLVEGGSEHSFGIHVAKMAGMPQQVLRRANQILKKLEKSHSSEELTDKVKSMQDEMQLSFFNLDDPLLENIKEEIIDIDIDTLTPVEALMKLNEIKRMLVKKKQV; this is translated from the coding sequence TTGGCAACAAAAAGCAAAAAAGTCACGCCCTTAATGAAGCAGTATAATGCGATCAAGGCTAAATATCCTGATGCGCTATTATTATTTAGAGTGGGAGACTTTTACGAAACCTTCGGCTCGGATGCAATAAAAGCAGCTGGAATATTAGGTATTACTCTTACAAAAAGAGGAGCAGGAAGTGAAAGTGAAATTGAATTAGCTGGTTTTCCGCACCACTCGATAAATACTTATTTACCTAAATTGGTAAAAGCAGGAGAGCGTGTTGCTATTTGTGACCAATTGGAAGATCCAAAGCAAACTAAAAATATTGTAAAACGTGGGGTCACAGAATTGGTGACACCAGGAGTTGCTTTAAATGACGAAGTGCTTCAGTCTAAGACTAATAATTTTTTGTGCTCTGTGTATTTTGGAAAAGTTAATATCGGAATTTCATTTTTAGACATTTCAACTGGAGAGTTTTTGACTTCACAGGGTAATCAAGAATATATCGATAAATTACTTCAAAATTTTAGTCCAAGTGAGGTTTTGGTTGCTAAACCTAAACGTAATAAGTTTACTGAGTGTTTTGGTAAAGATTTTCACACGTTTAATTTAGAAGATTGGGTATATCAGCCTGATTATGCTAACGAAACGTTATTAAAACATTTTGATACTAAATCTTTAAAAGGATTTGGAATCGAAAATTTAAATGAAGGTATTATCGCATCGGGTTCGATACTGCATTATTTAGCAGAAACACAACATAATAAATTAGAGCATATTTCGTCTATTTCGCGTATTGCAGAAGATGATTATGTGTGGATGGACCGTTTTACTATCCGAAACTTAGAGCTTTATAATTCGACTAACAACAATGCGGTCACTTTATTAAATATCATTGATAAAACCATCTCTCCTATGGGAGGGCGTTTGTTAAAACGATGGTTGGCTTTGCCATTAAAACAGATAGATCAGATTAAGCAACGTCACGAAGTCGTATCTTATTTAAAAACAGATACTATTGTTTTGGGTAAAATTCAACATAATATAAAGTTGATTGGTGACTTAGAGCGCTTAATTTCTAAAATAGCAACTCAGAAGGTGAGTCCACGTGAGGTCATTCACCTTAAAAACTCTTTAGAAGCTATAATTCCTATAAAAGAGTTTGCTTCTAATTGTGATAACGAGTCCTTGCAGGTTATTGGAGATAATTTGCAAAGTTGTAATGTGCTTCGTGAAAAAATAAAAGAAACATTAAATGAAGAAGCACCAGTAAATATTTTAAAAGGAAGTTCTATTGCTGCTGGTTTTTCTGCCGAATTAGATGAGCTTAGAGCATTATCGACGTCAGGTAAGGATTATTTAGATCAAATGCTAAAGCGTGAAAGTGAGCGTACGGGAATCACGTCTCTTAAAATTGCATCTAACAATGTGTTTGGTTATTATATAGAAGTCAGAAATACGCATAAGGACAAGGTGCCTGAAGAATGGATACGAAAACAAACTTTAGTAAACGCAGAACGTTATATCACTGAAGAGTTAAAAGAATACGAAGCTAAAATTTTAGGTGCAGAAGAGCGCATTATGGCAATCGAGCAAAAGTTGTTTGCAGATTTGGTACAATGGATGAATCAGTATATTAAGCCAGTGCAACAAAATGCGTATTTAATTGCTAAAATTGATTGCTTGTGCGGTTTTGCACAGTTAGCGTCAGATAATAATTATGTGTATCCAAATTTAGACGAGTCGCATGATTTGGATATTGTTGAGGGGCGTCATCCTGTTATTGAAAAACAATTACCAATAGGAGAGCCTTATATCGCTAATAATGTATTTTTAGATAGGGAAGCGCAACAGGTTATTATGATTACAGGACCAAACATGTCTGGTAAGTCCGCTATTTTGCGTCAAACCGCTTTAATAGTACTGTTGGCTCAAATAGGAAGCTTTGTGCCCGCAAAAGAGGCTAGAATAGGTGTTGTAGATAAAATTTTTACACGTGTAGGGGCTAGTGATAATATATCGATGGGAGAATCTACATTTATGGTGGAGATGAATGAAACTGCATCGATTTTAAATAACATCTCTGATAGGAGTTTAGTTTTATTAGATGAAATAGGAAGAGGGACTAGTACTTATGATGGGATTTCTATTGCTTGGGCTATTAGTGAGTATTTACATGAGCACCCTGCGAAGCCTAAAACGTTATTTGCAACGCATTACCATGAGTTAAATGAAATGACAGAAACTTTTGAGCGTATTAAAAATTTCAATGTCTCCGTAAAAGAGTTAAAAGACAATGTGTTATTTCTGCGTAAGCTTGTAGAAGGTGGTAGCGAGCATAGTTTTGGTATACATGTAGCAAAAATGGCAGGAATGCCACAACAAGTATTAAGACGCGCAAATCAGATCTTAAAAAAGCTAGAGAAGAGTCATTCTAGTGAAGAATTGACAGATAAAGTTAAATCTATGCAAGATGAGATGCAATTAAGCTTCTTTA